The DNA sequence AGTTGCAGGTGCAGTTCTCTTGCCGGATCACCGAGGTGTACCGTGGCCAGGAACACTGGCACCTGCAAGACGCAGAAGGTTTCACCCATGGTCCCTTTGGCCAGGTGGTAATCGCCACGCCCGCCCCCCAGGCCACCGCCTTGCTGGCCGCCGTACCGAAGCTGGCCGGCGTGGCAGCCGGGGTGAAAATGGACCCGACCTGGGCGGTGGCGCTGGCCTTCGAAACAGCGCTGGATACTCCCATGGAAGGCTGCTTCGTCCAGGACAGCCCGCTCGACTGGCTGGCCCGCAACCGCAGCAAACCAGGGCGCGACAGTCAGCTCGACACCTGGGTGCTGCACGCCACCAGCGAGTGGAGTCGGCAACACATCGACCTGTCCAAGGAAGCGGTGATCGAACAACTTCACGGTGCCTTTGCCGAACTTCTGCACAGCGCGATGCCTGCCCCGAGCTTCAGTGTCGCCCATCGCTGGCTCTACGCCCGCCCTGCTGGCAGCCATGAATGGGGCGCCCTGGCCGATGCCGACCTGGGTTTGTATGTCTGCGGCGACTGGTGCCTGTCCGGACGGGTCGAAGGGGCATGGCTCAGCGGCCAGGAGGCCGCGCGTCGTTTGCACGCCAGCCTGCAGTAAATCGCATCACCCTGCGCCATCCGCTGCTGTCGAGAGAGACAGCAGCCCATCTGCGAAAAACTCAAAGCGCTTTCCCTGCACAAACCGATTGACATGGGCAGGTTCGGATCTATGATGAAAATATTGTACAAGAATAGTTTTCTGTACAACATTGAGCAATCAGAGGTCCCCATGCCCAACGAAACCGCCACCAAACCGAAAATCGCCATCAGCGCTTGCCTGATGGGGGCTGAAGTTCGCTTTAACGGCGGGCACAAGCAATCGCAGCTGTGCAGCCGCACCTTGATCGATTATTTCGATTTTGTGCCGGTATGCCCTGAAGTTGCCATTGGCCTGGGTATCCCTCGGGAGCCGATCCGGCTGGTGGGCGACCCAGCACACCCCAAGGCGCTCGGCACGGTGGACCGCGACCTCGACGTAACCCGGCCACTGGCCGATTACGGACAGCAGATGGCGC is a window from the Pseudomonas brassicacearum genome containing:
- a CDS encoding NAD(P)/FAD-dependent oxidoreductase, with the protein product MTVPIAIIGTGIAGLSAAQALTEAGHIVQLFDKSHGSGGRMSSKRSDAGALDMGAQYFTARDRRFVMEVQRWQANGWAAEWNPQLYNFQGGQLSPSPDEQTRWVGTPRMSAITRALLGKLQVQFSCRITEVYRGQEHWHLQDAEGFTHGPFGQVVIATPAPQATALLAAVPKLAGVAAGVKMDPTWAVALAFETALDTPMEGCFVQDSPLDWLARNRSKPGRDSQLDTWVLHATSEWSRQHIDLSKEAVIEQLHGAFAELLHSAMPAPSFSVAHRWLYARPAGSHEWGALADADLGLYVCGDWCLSGRVEGAWLSGQEAARRLHASLQ